The nucleotide window CCTGAGCGAACTCCTCATCCACGACGCTGCCGACCTGCGACGCACCCCTCTGGCCCGGGTGAGACTGCCCAGCCGCGTGCCCTTCGGCTTCCACGGCAACTGGGCCGACCGGACCATGCTCGATCAGGCTGTGGCTGCCCGCAGCGACGCGAACTGACCTGTCTACCGCATCACGCGTCTTGCGGGAGGTCTCGCCGGAAACCGTGATCAGCTGGGTTCCTGGCCCGAGGCGGCTGCGGGCAGGACCAGGCGGAAGGTGCAGCCGCGGCCGGGGGTCGTGTCGAGTTCGAGGCGGCCGCCGTGGCCCTCGGCGATGGTCGCGGCGATGGCCAGGCCGAGGCCGCTGCCGCCGTGGATGCGGGAGCGGGCGGGGTCGGCGCGGTAGAAGCGCTCGAAAACGAGCTCGGCGTGGACGGGTTCGAGGCCCGGCCCTTCGTCCGCCACCTCGATCACGCTGATCGGCAGGCCCTCCGGCAAGGGCGGTGAAGCGGTGGTGCGTCCGGGTCGGTCCGTGCCTCCGGTTCCGGGACCCGCCTCGGTCGTGCCGACACGAACGTGGACGCGGGTGCCCGGCGGGGTGTGGGTGCGGGCGTTGGAGAGCAGGTTCTCCACGATCTGACGCAATCGGTGCGGGTCGCCGACGGTCTCCGCGATGTCGAGTTCCTCGGCCCCGGTGGGATCGGCCGGGGTGCGCAGCGGGCCGAGGTCGACGCGGTGGGACTCGCTGTGGACGGCGGCGGCGCTGACGGCGTCCGCCGCGAGGGACAGCAGGTCGACCCGCTCCCTGCGGTAGGAAGGTTCCTTGTCCAGGGTCGCGAGCAACTGGAGGTCGTCGACGAGCAGACTCATGCGTTCCGCGTTCTGTGCGATGAACCGGTTGGCCTCGTTTCGTTCGAGGGCCGAGCGCTGTTCCGGGCGGAGGGCAAGTTGGGCGTAGCCCTGGATGGCGGTGAGCGGCGTGCGCAGTTCGTGCCCGGCGTCGGCGACGAACCGGCGAAGGCGGGCCTCCGATGCCTCTCGGGCCAACAGCGCCTTCTGCAGGCGGTCGAGCATGGAGTTCAGGACCCGGCCGAGTCGTCCGATCTCGGTACGCGCATCGGTGTCGGCCAACCGCAGATCGAGCCGGCCTGCGGTGATGTCCTGAGCCGTCCGTTCCATTCTGGTCAGGGGCAGCAGCCCCAGACGAACCACCCACCGGCCCAGGGCGATCAGGGCGACGATCGTGACGGCGAGCAGCACGGCGTTCAGCCACAGGAGCTTCGATGTGGCGCCGTCGACGGTGTCGAGCGGAAGGGTGACCACCGCGCTCATGCCGTCCGGACCGGGGTTCAGCAGCACCCGCCAGCGGCCGTCACCACTGATGGCGGGCACGGTTTCGGGGTGCCCGTCCTGCAGCCCGAGGTCCTCCGCGTGATCGGCCAACCGAGGCCCTGGCTTGGTCTCGGAGCCCAGGGAGTCGTGCAGACGGTGCCCGGAGGAGTCGTAGAAGTAGATGTGGAAGTCCGAGGGAAGCACGTCCGGCCGTTCTCCCGGGTGCGGGAGCCTGCCTTGGAGCGCGTCGTAAAAGGCGGGAGCCGGTGGATGGAACTCGACCAGCTGCTCGTCGACGCGGTCCAGCAGCCAGGACCGAAGCACCACATAGCCGATCGCCTGGGAGGTCAGGACTGCCACGGTGGCGAGCAGAGCGGCGCCGAGGATGAGGCGGCGCCGCAGCGATTTGGGCGGCCGGGGGAGGAACCGGGTCAATGGTCCGACGGCCCTGCGTGGTCGCGGGGAAGCCGCAGGCAGTAGCCGACGCCCCGCACAGTATGGATCAGTGGCGGCTCGAAGCAATCGATCTTCCTGCGCAGGTACCTGACGTACGTTTCGATGATCCGGGAGTCACCGGCGAAGTCGTAGCTCCAGACGTGGTCGAGGATCTGGACCTTGGTCACCACCTGGCCCGCGTTCGACAGGAGGTAGGCCAGGAGCTTGAACTCTGTTGGCGACAGGGCGATGTACTGCCCTGCGCGGTGCACCTCGTGGGCGCCCTCGTCGAGTTCGAGGTCGGCGTAGCGCAGAACACTCGGCGCCACCTGCCGTTCGGCGGCCGGCGCCGTGCGACGCAGAATGGCCTCGATGCGCAGCAGCACCTCCTCGATGCTGAAGGGTTTGGCGACGTAGTCGTCCCCGCCGGCACTGAGGCCGGTGATGCGATCGTCGGTGCCGGTGCGGGCGGTCAGGAACAGGATCGGACAGTCGTTGCCTGCCGCCCGCAGCCTGCGGGTCACCTCGAAGCCGTCCAGGTCGGGCAGCATCACGTCCAGCAGCACCAGATGCGGTTCCAGGCGCTCGACCTCCAGGAGGGCCGCCTGTCCGGTGTCGGTGCTGCTCACCTCGTATCCGGTCAGGCGAAGCGTCGCCTCCAGCAGGGTGCGAATGCTGGGCTCGTCCTCGACCACGAGGAGCCGATGTCGCGGCCGCGCGGCTGCGGGCTGCTCGGTCATGCGTCTGCTGGTCCGTTCTGCCGTGTCGCGACCGTCGCTCGGGCGTCGGTCACTTGGCGGCGCAGTCGTAGAGCACGTTGCTTCCTCCGAATCCCATCGCACCGCCGCCGTTGTTCTGTGACGACGTGCCGGAGGTGCCGCCGTAGGCCGACGCCGGAACCATGGTGCAGTGGTCGGCGATCCAGTCGGAGCGCTGCTCGGTGTATCCGCCGGACAGGCCCGGCAGGCCGCCGCCGTTCGTGCCGGAGCCCAGGACATAGCGTAGTTCGCCGTTCTTGGTCCACTTCTCCAACTGGGCCACCGACGGCGCGTTGTCGCTGTTGGTGAAGCCTCCCATGCCGATCACGGTCTCCTCGGTGCCCAGGATGAAGGCGCTGGCGTTGAGGGCGCCGCCCTCGACGGCGAGCTTGATGCGTGCGTCGGGTGCGTGCTCGACGGCGTACTGAACGATCTTGCGCTGGTCAGCGGTGAGTTCCCCACTGCCGAAGCCGCCGCGCCCACCAGGTGCCCTTCCAGAGCCGGCACCCGGGAACGACGGTGTGCCGCGGTCGTTCGAGCTCGAACCTCCGGGCGCACCGGGCATGCCGTCCGCTCCCTGCGTGGGCATGCCGGAAGGCATCCCGGACGGCATCCCGGACGGCAATCCGCCGGACGAGGGTTGGCCGGACCGCCCCGAAGAGACGTCACCGCCGGGAAGGCCCGGCATGTTCGACGGCATCCCGGACGGCATGCCCGAGGGAAGGCCTCCACCGTTCGGGCGTTGCCCGGGCATGCCACCGCCACCGCCGAATCCGGCGGACAGGGGACCGGCCGTCGGGTTGGAGCCCCCCATGTCGGTCGAGCCGGGTACGGTCACCGCCCAGGCTCCCGGCGCCAGCAGACCCGATGCGACCGCGGCGCAACAGGCAACCGTCAGCAGTCGGCCACTGCGTCGTGACAGCACCAGCAGGACGACCGCGGCGGAGCCGACCAACAGCACGGGCCACACCAGCCAGCCGTTCCAGTCGGGCGCGCGGCGGACCAGCGTCACGGCCCAGGACACGCTCACCACGACCGCGGCGGCGCCCACCAGAGGCGCCCAGCGCGGGCCGGCGCGGTGGACGCGGACGAGGGCAGCCATCAGTCCGCCGCACAGGGCGGCGATCGCCGGGGCGAGCTGAGTGGTGTAGTAGGGATGGAAAATGCCCTTCTGGGTCGAGAACACGATGCCGCAGACCACCAGCCAGGTTCCCCACAGCAGCCAGCCGGATGCCGGCAGTACGGCGGAGTCGGGCAGTCCGCCGCGTCGGCGCAGCACCAGGCCGACGACGGCGACGGCCAGGGCCAGCGCGCAGACCGGCAGCAGCCAGCTGATCTGACCGCCCACCTGTTCGCCGAACAGCCGGCCCAGGCCGGCCTGCCCGCCGAATCCCCCGGTGAATCCGCCCGGCGTCTGGGATGCTCCGCCGCTGGAGCCGAAGACCCTCCCCAGCCCGTTGTAGCCGATCACGAGGTCCCAGGCCGAGCCGTCCTTGCTGCCTCCGATGTAGGGGCGGTCGCCCGGCCACAGGGCCACCATGGCGACCCACCACAGGGAGGACGCCGCCAGGATGGCTCCCGCGCCCAGCAGACGCCGCACTCGCGGTATCCAGGCGCCGCTTCCTCCCACGAGCCAGGCGACGGCGAACGCGGGAATGACCATCCAGGCGGCGAGCATTTTGGTGAGGAATCCGCACCCGATGAGGAAGCCGCTCGCGCACAGCCACCAGGTCTCGGCCCGGCCCTCGGCCTGCAGCGCACGGGTGAGCGCGTACGCCGCCGACACCAGCAGCAGGACCAGCAGCGTGTCCGGGTTGTTGTCCCGGTTGATGGCCACGGTGATGGGCGTCAGGGTGAGCACCAGAGCCGCGATCAGTGCCGCCCCCTCCCCCGCCCAGCGGCGCACGGTGCGGTGCAGCACCACCACCCCGGCCACACCTTCGAGGACCTGCGGCAGGATCAGCGCCCAGCCGTGCATCCCGAAGATCTTGCTGCTGATCACCTGCGGCCACAGCGCGGCCGGGGGCTTGTCGACCGTGATCACGCCCGCCGGGTCGAAGGCTCCGAAGAGGAAGTTGGTCCAGCTCTTCCCCATCGACTTCACTGCCGCCGAGTAGTAGCTGTTGCCCCACCCCAGGGAGCCCAGTGCCCATCCGTACAGGACGGCAGCGAGCACGAGGACGGCTCCGAGCGCCGCGGGTGCCGCCCAGGCGGGGAGCGAGCGGACGGACGTACTCGTGCGCCTCCCGTCGTGTGCCGATGCCGCCGGTGCGGGCCTGATGTGCGCGTAGTTGGTCATGTCAGGATTCGCTCTCGTCAACGGGTACGGCTACGGGGGGCGGCGAAGACAGCCAGCCGCAGCGCGGCGAAGCGCACGCAGGTGACCGCGACGGACGCCGTGGCGAGGACGGCGGTCTCCGCGGCCGGTGAGGCACCGGGTTCGAGCCACTTGAACCACAGCACCGCCGTGGACGTGACCAGATAGCCGAGGACGAACAGACCTCCGGCACCGAGGTGCGCACGTGCGGGCGGGGTGGTGGAGTGCCGGAAGGTGAGGCGTCGGTTCGCCTCGGTGTTGAGGACGGTGAGGGCGAACAGCGAGATCAGGTTGGCGACGGCCGGAGACCACCAACCGCGCAACAGCCAATACAGCAAGGCCTGTCCGACCGTGGAGACGACACCGATCGCGAGGAAACAGCCGACCTCCCACGACAGCACACCGCGTCGCGTGGAGGGGGCGAGGACGGCGTCGGGGTGTTCGGCGGCCGGCTCGGGGCGTGGCCGCACCTCGACCCGGGCGTCACCGGACGCCTTGAGCCGCGCCATGCGCCACAGGCCCCGCAGGTCGTCCGTGGCGGTGCTCACCACGTCCACCCGGGTGTCGATGTCCTCGACCCAGTCGACCGGGACCTCGTGGATACGCAGTCCGTTGTGCTCGGCGAGCAGGAGCAGCTCGGTGTCGAAGAACCACGCGTCGTCGCGGGTCACTTCCAGCAGTGGCCGGAGTACCTCCGTGCGGGCCGCCTTGAATCCGCACTGGGCGTCGGTGAAGCGGACTCCGTGGGTGAGCCGGATGATGCCGTTGTAGCAGCGGGAGATGAACTCGCGGCGCGGCCCGCGCACCGTGCGTGCTCCGGAAGCCAGCCGGGAGCCGATCGCGACGTCCGAGTGGCCGCTGGCCAGGGGCGCGACCAGCGGGAGCAGTCCGTCGAGGCCGGTGGAGAGGTCCACGTCCATGTACGCCACGATGTCCGCGTCGCTGGCGCCCCAGACGGTGCGCAGCGCCAGTCCGCGGCCCTTGCGGTCCAGGTGGACGACGCCGACGCCGGGCAGCTCGTCCGCGAGACGACGGGCGGTGGCGAGGGTTTCGTCGGTGCTGGCGTTGTCGGCGACGGTGATCCGCCAGGGGAACGGGAAGCCCTGGGACAGACGGGCGTGGAGCGTGCGCAGGCACCCGGGCAGGGCTCGCTCCTCGTTGTAGACCGGAACGACGATGTCCACCGTCGCGGTACCGGCGTGTGGGAGAAGCGACCGTTCTACGGGCTGGAAGGGGGCGGGACGCTCCACGCGGGCGGCGATTTCGGTGAGGTGGGGGGTGGGAGTCATGGCTTCCTCAGGCATGAGGGGACGGCAGACTGCGGCTCACAGGCCCTGGTCGAGGGCCGCGGCCTCACTGTTGCCGTCTCGCCTGTGGGGGTGGGGGGAGAATACCGAGAACTGACGGA belongs to Streptomyces graminofaciens and includes:
- a CDS encoding sensor histidine kinase; translated protein: MTRFLPRPPKSLRRRLILGAALLATVAVLTSQAIGYVVLRSWLLDRVDEQLVEFHPPAPAFYDALQGRLPHPGERPDVLPSDFHIYFYDSSGHRLHDSLGSETKPGPRLADHAEDLGLQDGHPETVPAISGDGRWRVLLNPGPDGMSAVVTLPLDTVDGATSKLLWLNAVLLAVTIVALIALGRWVVRLGLLPLTRMERTAQDITAGRLDLRLADTDARTEIGRLGRVLNSMLDRLQKALLAREASEARLRRFVADAGHELRTPLTAIQGYAQLALRPEQRSALERNEANRFIAQNAERMSLLVDDLQLLATLDKEPSYRRERVDLLSLAADAVSAAAVHSESHRVDLGPLRTPADPTGAEELDIAETVGDPHRLRQIVENLLSNARTHTPPGTRVHVRVGTTEAGPGTGGTDRPGRTTASPPLPEGLPISVIEVADEGPGLEPVHAELVFERFYRADPARSRIHGGSGLGLAIAATIAEGHGGRLELDTTPGRGCTFRLVLPAAASGQEPS
- a CDS encoding response regulator transcription factor encodes the protein MTEQPAAARPRHRLLVVEDEPSIRTLLEATLRLTGYEVSSTDTGQAALLEVERLEPHLVLLDVMLPDLDGFEVTRRLRAAGNDCPILFLTARTGTDDRITGLSAGGDDYVAKPFSIEEVLLRIEAILRRTAPAAERQVAPSVLRYADLELDEGAHEVHRAGQYIALSPTEFKLLAYLLSNAGQVVTKVQILDHVWSYDFAGDSRIIETYVRYLRRKIDCFEPPLIHTVRGVGYCLRLPRDHAGPSDH
- a CDS encoding glycosyltransferase family 39 protein gives rise to the protein MTNYAHIRPAPAASAHDGRRTSTSVRSLPAWAAPAALGAVLVLAAVLYGWALGSLGWGNSYYSAAVKSMGKSWTNFLFGAFDPAGVITVDKPPAALWPQVISSKIFGMHGWALILPQVLEGVAGVVVLHRTVRRWAGEGAALIAALVLTLTPITVAINRDNNPDTLLVLLLVSAAYALTRALQAEGRAETWWLCASGFLIGCGFLTKMLAAWMVIPAFAVAWLVGGSGAWIPRVRRLLGAGAILAASSLWWVAMVALWPGDRPYIGGSKDGSAWDLVIGYNGLGRVFGSSGGASQTPGGFTGGFGGQAGLGRLFGEQVGGQISWLLPVCALALAVAVVGLVLRRRGGLPDSAVLPASGWLLWGTWLVVCGIVFSTQKGIFHPYYTTQLAPAIAALCGGLMAALVRVHRAGPRWAPLVGAAAVVVSVSWAVTLVRRAPDWNGWLVWPVLLVGSAAVVLLVLSRRSGRLLTVACCAAVASGLLAPGAWAVTVPGSTDMGGSNPTAGPLSAGFGGGGGMPGQRPNGGGLPSGMPSGMPSNMPGLPGGDVSSGRSGQPSSGGLPSGMPSGMPSGMPTQGADGMPGAPGGSSSNDRGTPSFPGAGSGRAPGGRGGFGSGELTADQRKIVQYAVEHAPDARIKLAVEGGALNASAFILGTEETVIGMGGFTNSDNAPSVAQLEKWTKNGELRYVLGSGTNGGGLPGLSGGYTEQRSDWIADHCTMVPASAYGGTSGTSSQNNGGGAMGFGGSNVLYDCAAK
- a CDS encoding bifunctional glycosyltransferase family 2/GtrA family protein, encoding MTPTPHLTEIAARVERPAPFQPVERSLLPHAGTATVDIVVPVYNEERALPGCLRTLHARLSQGFPFPWRITVADNASTDETLATARRLADELPGVGVVHLDRKGRGLALRTVWGASDADIVAYMDVDLSTGLDGLLPLVAPLASGHSDVAIGSRLASGARTVRGPRREFISRCYNGIIRLTHGVRFTDAQCGFKAARTEVLRPLLEVTRDDAWFFDTELLLLAEHNGLRIHEVPVDWVEDIDTRVDVVSTATDDLRGLWRMARLKASGDARVEVRPRPEPAAEHPDAVLAPSTRRGVLSWEVGCFLAIGVVSTVGQALLYWLLRGWWSPAVANLISLFALTVLNTEANRRLTFRHSTTPPARAHLGAGGLFVLGYLVTSTAVLWFKWLEPGASPAAETAVLATASVAVTCVRFAALRLAVFAAPRSRTR